A stretch of Falco rusticolus isolate bFalRus1 chromosome 2, bFalRus1.pri, whole genome shotgun sequence DNA encodes these proteins:
- the DYNLT3 gene encoding dynein light chain Tctex-type 3 → MEEFHPHNDEMIFNADEAHNIVKECIENVLGKTDYNHNKVNQWTAAIVEQSLTHLVKLGKTYKYIVTCAVMQRSGAGLHTASSCFWDTTTDGACTVRWENRTMNCIVNVFAVAIIL, encoded by the exons ATGGAGGAGTTTCACCCGCACAACGACGAG atgATCTTCAATGCTGATGAGGCCCACAACATAGTTAAGGAG TGCATAGAAAATGTTTTAGGCAAGACAGATTATAATCACAACAAAGTCAACCAGTGGACTGCTGCTATAGTAGAACAGTCACTAACACATCTGGTAAAACTCGGAAAAACATATAAGTACATTG TAACCTGTGCAGTGATGCAGAGGAGTGGAGCTGGTCTTCACACAGCAAGCTCATGCTTCTGGGATACCACAACTGATG GAGCCTGCACAGTGAGATGGGAAAACCGAACAATGAACTGCATTGTCAATGTGTTTGCTGTTGCTATTATCCTGTAG